One stretch of Agelaius phoeniceus isolate bAgePho1 chromosome 15, bAgePho1.hap1, whole genome shotgun sequence DNA includes these proteins:
- the UBE2D2 gene encoding ubiquitin-conjugating enzyme E2 D2 isoform X3: MALKRIHKELNDLARDPPAQCSAGPVGDDMFHWQATIMGPNDSPYQGGVFFLTIHFPTDYPFKPPKVAFTTRIYHPNINSNGSICLDILRSQWSPALTISKVLLSICSLLCDPNPDDPLVPEIARIYKTDREKLPWL; encoded by the exons GAGTTGAACGACCTGGCACGTGATCCTCCAGCACAGTGTTCAGCAGGGCCTGTCGGGGATGACA tGTTCCATTGGCAAGCTACAATAATGGGACCA AACGACAGTCCCTATCAAGGTGGAGTATTTTTCTTGACAATTCACTTCCCGACAGATTATCCCTTCAAACCACCTAAG GTTGCATTTACAACAAGAATCTATCATCCAAATATTAACAGTAATGGCAGCATTTGTCTTGATATTCTACGATCACAGTGGTCCCCAGCACTAACTATTTCAAAAG TACTTTTGTCCATCTGTTCTCTGTTGTGTGATCCCAATCCAGATGATCCTTTAGTGCCTGAGATTGCACGGATCTACAAAACAGATAGAGAAAA GCTTCCTTGGCTCTGA
- the UBE2D2 gene encoding ubiquitin-conjugating enzyme E2 D2 isoform X1: MALKRIHKELNDLARDPPAQCSAGPVGDDMFHWQATIMGPNDSPYQGGVFFLTIHFPTDYPFKPPKVAFTTRIYHPNINSNGSICLDILRSQWSPALTISKVSLLSCCLSFSPATCDVPSTLWFRQVILVHPLDISTVCLSLNPQKFPPSLAT, from the exons GAGTTGAACGACCTGGCACGTGATCCTCCAGCACAGTGTTCAGCAGGGCCTGTCGGGGATGACA tGTTCCATTGGCAAGCTACAATAATGGGACCA AACGACAGTCCCTATCAAGGTGGAGTATTTTTCTTGACAATTCACTTCCCGACAGATTATCCCTTCAAACCACCTAAG GTTGCATTTACAACAAGAATCTATCATCCAAATATTAACAGTAATGGCAGCATTTGTCTTGATATTCTACGATCACAGTGGTCCCCAGCACTAACTATTTCAAAAG tgtccctgctctcctgttGCCTGTCCTTCTCTCCAGCTACATGTGATGTTCCCAGCACTTTGTGGTTCAGACAGGTGATCCTGGTACATCCCTTGGACATCAGCACTGTCTGCCTTTCCCTGAACCCACAGAAGTTCCCACCTTCTCTGGCCACCTAA
- the UBE2D2 gene encoding ubiquitin-conjugating enzyme E2 D2 isoform X2, whose translation MALKRIHKELNDLARDPPAQCSAGPVGDDMFHWQATIMGPNDSPYQGGVFFLTIHFPTDYPFKPPKVAFTTRIYHPNINSNGSICLDILRSQWSPALTISKVLLSICSLLCDPNPDDPLVPEIARIYKTDREKYNRIAREWTQKYAM comes from the exons GAGTTGAACGACCTGGCACGTGATCCTCCAGCACAGTGTTCAGCAGGGCCTGTCGGGGATGACA tGTTCCATTGGCAAGCTACAATAATGGGACCA AACGACAGTCCCTATCAAGGTGGAGTATTTTTCTTGACAATTCACTTCCCGACAGATTATCCCTTCAAACCACCTAAG GTTGCATTTACAACAAGAATCTATCATCCAAATATTAACAGTAATGGCAGCATTTGTCTTGATATTCTACGATCACAGTGGTCCCCAGCACTAACTATTTCAAAAG TACTTTTGTCCATCTGTTCTCTGTTGTGTGATCCCAATCCAGATGATCCTTTAGTGCCTGAGATTGCACGGATCTACAAAACAGATAGAGAAAA GTACAACAGAATAGCTCGGGAATGGACTCAGAAGTATGCGATGTAA